The region AAAATCAGCCCGAGTAGATCCATATTCGCGGCGGCCGCCACTGGATTCCTCGGGATGATCGCCACGAACCGTTCCATGAGCGACACGGTCTGTGCCCGCTCCGCCGACTCTTCCCCTCGGTCCGAATATTGGGCTGCGATGGCGTCCCGCTGGTCCGACTCGATCGAGCTTCCCGGTTGCACCGCGAGGCCGAGTCCTAACCCAATCATCGCCGCAATGACGGTTGTGACGAGGAAGTAGCCCAACGCCTTCCCACCGATGCGGCCCACAGCCCTCACGTCGCCCACGGACGCCACCCCCAACAGCAGACTCGCGACCACCAGCGGTACCACGACCATGCTGATAAGGCGGATGAACACGGTCCCGATCGGTTCCAACGCCAGCACGATGGAGAGCGCCACTCCTCCGACGGCCTGAGCGACAATCCCGGACACGATGCCCAACACGAGCCCGATCAGGATCTTCGTCGTGAGCTTCAACTGACGCTCTCCAGGTCCCCTGTCCGCGCGACGAGAGGCACGATCCCTCCCGCCTGAAGCAACTTCAACGCAAACGGAGAAAAGGGGGCCGCATCAATCCGCAGTTGGGCCGTGTCGTCGTCGACTCTGATTCCAAGAGCATCGATCTCGATTCGCAACCGTGCATGTTCCGCGATCGAGGTGCTGTCGATCTCTATAGGCACGAGGCCGTTGTTCAGCGCGTTTCGGTAGTAGGTCCGCGAGAAGCTCTTCGCCACTACGACCCGAATCCCGGCGGCAAGCACGACGGTAACCGCGACCTCCATGGCTGACCCCGAGCCGAACTGTTCACCAGCGACCAGAACATCGTCGGGCTGCACCGAAGCGGCGAAGTCGGGATCTACAGATTCCAGTAGCCACTGTTTGAGCACATCCGGATCGATCGTCTCTCTCTTTCGAGAAGATGAGATGATGTAGTCCGTATTGATCGAGTCACCGAGCTTCCGCGCCCGTCCGGCAAAGGTCAGCATCAGGCCACCTCGCGTGGATCGACCACATACCCCGCCGCAGCCGCTGCCGCACACGTAGCAGGTGACCCCAGCATGATCTCGATGCTCGGCTCGCCCATGCGCGCCCGGAAATTGCGGTTGGCGGTTGATATTACCCGAGCACCGGGCGGGGGAAGGGGGCCTGATGTGCCACAACAGGGTCCACACCCGGTTTCCGCAATCAAGACCCCCGCCCCTTCGAGCGCAGCAAGTGTCCCGTCGTCGACCAAAACTGCCCGTACTGCCGCGGTCGGCGGGGCGGCGGCCACGGTCACACCGTTGGCGATCCCTCCAGCAGCGCGCAGGACTCGAAGAGCTTCCCGGAAGTCGTCGGCACGGCCGCCCGCGCAGGTGCCGAGGAAAACCCAATCGACCTCCCGACCGAGGGCATCACCTATTGGGACCCGATTCCCTGGGTCATGAGGCAAAGCCACGAGCGGGTCGATCTCGCCGAGTTCGACCGAGACGGTCGAAGCGAATGCCGCGTGGTCGTCCGACGCCCATTCCGAGGTCGGGAACACACCGGCCATCCCGCCCATCTCGGCCACCATGTTGCATAAGACGATTCGGTCTTCTGGCGGAAGTTCTCGCACCCCCTGCCCCACGAATTCCAGCGCAGTGAACGGGCTGACAACCCCAGCCAGCCGTGCAACCAACTCCAGGGCGACGTCTTTGGTGGTGACGCCCGTTGCCATGACGCCCGACAGATCCACACGAGTTGTGTCGGGGACACGAAGCCAGACCTTACCGGTCTTGAAGGCGGCAGCCAGGTCCGACGACCCAACCCCGGTGGCGAACGCACCCGCAACTCCGCACGTGACGGTGTGGCTGTCCCCTCCAATTACGAGATGCCCCGACGCCACGCGCCCCGTTTCCAGAGCGACGAGGAAACTGATCCCACCTCCGACAGCCAGCAGCTCGATGCCGTGCGCGGCGGCAAATTCCTCCATACGGGAGTGGAACGCTTGTGTGGCCGGAGATGTCGGAGGCGCGTAGTGATCCCGGGCCAGCAGTACGCGCTCGGGGGCTACAACCGCCCCACCACCCATGGCCTCATAGTAGTCGATGGCCATGGGGGTCGAGCCGTCCGTGCCCAAGATCAGGTCCGGTTCACCGACAACGATGTCACCCGCCCGAGCATCCGTTCCGGATTTGGCCCCGAGCACTTTTTCCGAAAACGTGAGCCCGGTCACGAAAGGGCCGACCGCATCACTTCCAGCGTACGTTCTACGTCGTCCATCCGAATATCACCCATGTGGCCCACGCGAACACAACTACCAGCATACGACCGCAACCCGACCGCGATCTGTACCCCGCCGCTCCGCACCTTCACGCGGTATGCATTGGCATCGACACCGTCTGGAACCGTCAGTGCCGTCAGCGTTGGGGAGCGCTGGTGAATACCCGCGCCTAAGAGACCAAAGCCGAGCGCACGTGTCCCTGTACGCACCCGCTCCGCCATCTCCGCATGCCGTTCAAAGACGTGATCGAGACCCTCCTCGGTGAGGATACGAAGCCCCTCCCTCACCTGGAGCACTAACGACACCGGGGTCGTGCCCGGTGTCTCAGCACGATCCCGCGCCAAGGTCGAGCGGATGGCCTCAAATGACAGGTAGTTCTTCGGGAATGGGGACCGCTCCACGGCCTGCCAAGCACGCTCTCCTACGACTGCAAACGAGAGCCCCGGGCTCGCCATCAAACATTTCTGAGATGACGTGACCGCGAAGTCGAGATCCCATGCATCGAAGGAGAAGGGCGCGCCCCCAACGGAACTGATGCCATCGACCAGGATCAGCGATCCGTGGCTTCGAGCGACCGCAGCGATCTGAGCGATGGGGTTCAATACAGCGGTGCTGGTGTCCGAATGCGTGCACAGGACACCCCGCACGCCCCCTCCCGCCAACGCGGCCTCGACCACAGCCGGGTCGACGCTGTGCTCCCAGTCCTCACACACACGGCGCACGTCGAGGCCGTAGGATTCGGCGAATTCCGCCCACATCTCTCCGAAGCTGCCGTTGCAACACGCCACGACCGCATCCCCGGGCGCGAAGAAATTAGTGATCGCACCCTCCATAGCTGCCCTGCCCGTCGCATGTACGGGCAGCACGTCCGCGGACGCCGCCCCAAAAAAGGGGCGAATGAGATCGAAGGTCTCGTCCAACACGTCGGAGAATTCAGGCGTCCGGTGGTGAAGTACGCGATGCGACGCGAGTAGCACTCTTTCCGGGATCCGCGTGGGTCCCGGAGTCATGAGCAAGGCATCTTCCCTCACTCGATTGCACCCTTCCGGCGAAGTGTCTCGTCAATCTCGGCCTTGAACACGTCGCCTGATGCGATCGCTGCGACGCGTTTCTCTTCCCGGTCCTCGAGGGCTCGGACCCTTTCCAGCACCTGCTGGGCGTCCGCGAGGGGGACGACTGCGATGCCGTCGGCATCACCAACAATGATGTCTCCGGGAAGCACCGCAGTGTGACCGCACGAGATAGGGATATTGATCTCCCCTGGGCCGTCCTTGTCGCACCCACCTGGGTTTACGACTCGACTAAACGCCGGAAAACCGAGCGTCTTCAATCCGTCGGCATCCCGGATCGCGCCATCCACGATGATACCGCCCAGATCCGCTGCGACCGCAGAGTGACACATCAGCTCACCAAAGACCGCACTGGTCGTGTTTCCGTTCGTGCTCACGACTACGATATCACCCGGAGAGGCGACCTCTAAAGCTTTGTGCACCATGAGGTTGTCACCCGGTCGCACACTCACGGTGACGGCGACCCCACACATCGGCAAGCCCGTCCGATTCTGGA is a window of Longimicrobiales bacterium DNA encoding:
- a CDS encoding aconitase family protein, with the translated sequence MTGLTFSEKVLGAKSGTDARAGDIVVGEPDLILGTDGSTPMAIDYYEAMGGGAVVAPERVLLARDHYAPPTSPATQAFHSRMEEFAAAHGIELLAVGGGISFLVALETGRVASGHLVIGGDSHTVTCGVAGAFATGVGSSDLAAAFKTGKVWLRVPDTTRVDLSGVMATGVTTKDVALELVARLAGVVSPFTALEFVGQGVRELPPEDRIVLCNMVAEMGGMAGVFPTSEWASDDHAAFASTVSVELGEIDPLVALPHDPGNRVPIGDALGREVDWVFLGTCAGGRADDFREALRVLRAAGGIANGVTVAAAPPTAAVRAVLVDDGTLAALEGAGVLIAETGCGPCCGTSGPLPPPGARVISTANRNFRARMGEPSIEIMLGSPATCAAAAAAGYVVDPREVA
- a CDS encoding alanine--glyoxylate aminotransferase family protein, which gives rise to MREDALLMTPGPTRIPERVLLASHRVLHHRTPEFSDVLDETFDLIRPFFGAASADVLPVHATGRAAMEGAITNFFAPGDAVVACCNGSFGEMWAEFAESYGLDVRRVCEDWEHSVDPAVVEAALAGGGVRGVLCTHSDTSTAVLNPIAQIAAVARSHGSLILVDGISSVGGAPFSFDAWDLDFAVTSSQKCLMASPGLSFAVVGERAWQAVERSPFPKNYLSFEAIRSTLARDRAETPGTTPVSLVLQVREGLRILTEEGLDHVFERHAEMAERVRTGTRALGFGLLGAGIHQRSPTLTALTVPDGVDANAYRVKVRSGGVQIAVGLRSYAGSCVRVGHMGDIRMDDVERTLEVMRSALS